GGAGGTGACCCCATCCCCACAATAAAGGCTCTGCGATGCCTGGCAGTGCCGTGCCGGTGCATGAGCTGAAAGCGTGCGGCGCGAGCCTGGCGTTAAGGCTTTGCTTGTTGTGTTTCTGGGTTGTGGGGTCACAGCCCTCCACTCCCCTTTAGAGCTGCAGTGCCCCcccccggggggggggggacacccCTCGGCACTGAGAAGCGCTTGGCTGCAGGGATCAGTCTCAAGCTGTGGGGCTTCGCCTGGTCTTCAGCACGGGAACCTTTGGAGCTGCGTTGGAATAAACCCCGTCTGGGCGGCTGGGGAGGGGTCCCGGCTGGGGAGGGGTCCCGCCTGTGCCACGTCTCCATCCCCACGGGCAGGAGGAGGTGTCCGTCGGGGTCCGGCCGTGGCAGCCGCTCACGCTTGGATCTTCTCCACTGCTTTATCGGCCACTGCCGGCACCGCCATGGGGCTGGGGACGTAGTTGAAGGGGGTGACGCGGGCGGCGCGGCTGGGGGAGCTGTGCCGGCTGGTGGGGAAGGTCCCGGCCGGCGCTTCGTGCCCGAAGGAGATGGGCAGAGTGGCTTTAACCGGCGCCGGGGCTTCACCGTCACGCCGCGGGTTCTCCATTGTAGGCGAGGTGCTGGAGTTGGTCTTGGTGGTGGCGAAGTCCTCGGTTTGCACCACGGCATCGCTGGTCTTCCGAGGGCCGGGGGGAGGCTCCTCGGCGGCGTTGAGCAGCGGCAGGGCGGTGGAGGGCAGCGTGCTCTGCAGGATGTGAGGGATGTCCTCATCGCGGATGCGTCGCCAAGTGCCTTTCATCAGCGCCATCGGGGTTTTCTCCTCCGCCGTCTCACCGGGCTTCCGCCGCCGTGCCGAGGCCTCGGAGCAAGCGGAGAGGACGGAGGAAGGGCTGCCGGTGCGGCGCGGCACGCTGATGTTGGGAGACGAAGAGTAGCGCTTGAAGGGCTCCGGGACGGCCGTCTTCACCGGCAGCCGGGAGGGGCTCTCGGAGCTGGTCCTGCGGGGGGGTTTGGATGCAGGGGGGGCTTTGCAGCCGGGCTGCGCCCTGGGGACGAGCGGACGCGGGGTGGGCGCTGCCGGTTTGGCCGCCTTGAGCTCCTCGCAGCGGGACGAGCAGAGGAAGACGGTGGGGAGGGCGGCCCGGCTGCGCTGCGGGGACGCACCGCGGGGCAACGAGGTGGCCGGGGTGGCCGGGCCGAGCTCGGCGCGGTGGCGCAGCAACAGGCTGGAGGACTCCTTGATGAAGGTGAGCTGCCGCAGGAAACCCGAGCGGTCCGAGTCGCTGCCGCTGGAGCGAGTGGATGACATCCGCACCAGGTTGAGccggctgctccctgccccccCCGGCGTGCTGCCCTTCGCTTTGCCgctgccctcctgctcctccagcaccgGCATGGCAGCGCGCACCGGCAGCACCTTCCTGCTGGGCTTCTGCATGAAGGGGATCCGGACGGGTGATTTCTGCGTCTTGTGCTGCCGGGGGGCCGGGGATTTGGGGGTCGTGGGCTTGGCCGAGGGGccgggtggggagggggggctggTCGCCTTGCCCGTCTGCACGGGACTCTGCTTGGAGAGCTGCGAGGGTGACGGCAGCTTCTTGGGTACGTGCTGCGAAGGCGTGGAGGTGCGGGACGACCCCGAGGACGGTGGCCCCTTGGCGATGCGGGCAGGAGGCGTGGTGCTGCGCTTGGGTAGAGCCAGGTCCGCCCCCTCGGGAGGCTTCCCCAGGCGGTGCAGGCTGCGGGAACGCTGCTGGCTCAGCGATAGATTCTTGGGCGCCGGGGGTTTGGCCGTGGGGGATTTCTTTGGGGTGGAGCGAGGGCTGGGCGCGTCCTTGGCCAGGCTGGGCATGTAGATGACGGTCCTGCCGCGGAAAACCACCGGCAGGTTGGGCACGGGCTTGTTCGGTGCCGGGCTCCTCTCTGCCCTCGTATTGCTCGCAGGACGAGCACTCGGCGCCTTCTTCCCCTCCGGGCGGCTCTTAGCACGATCCCTCCTCTCCGCCTCCCGCCCGGCCGCACTTCCAGAGCGCTTCTTCTCCGTCCTGTCCAAGGAGAGCTGCAGAGTGGAGCCGACCGAGAGCCCCGAGACGAAGGAGAGGATGGAGTCAGACTCGGAGGAAGGCTCCCGCGACAGCGACGCCGCAGCCTGGTGCAGCCAGGTGACGATGGAGTTGGCTCCCTCCTGGATGGCCTCCCACTCCACGCTGTCCAGGTCGGAACCTCCGTCAGAGCCCAAATCCTCGGAGCGATGCCTGCCCTCCGCCGTGCGCTCCCTCCCAGCGCTGCCCTTCAGCTTCTGCTTCCTCTCCGCCGTCCTCCGCCGCGTTGAGGGCCGCCGGCGTTTGGGCATGGCAGAGCCgatgcatttctgcagcagatcGTCCTCCGAgttggggctgggggagcgACCCTGAGCCTGCCGGGGGGCTGAACCGCGCTCCTCCCCCTCGCCAGGGTTGCCGTCGCTCAGGGAGCTCATGGAGGAGCTCAGCGAGTAGCACGGCGGCGTCTCATCGGCAATCAGGTTGTGCTGCAGCTTGCCCTTCGCTTTGCCCTTCGCTTCGGGCTCCCTCCTGGGCACGGAGCCCCCGCAGCGCTCCCTCCGCAGCGCCCGGCCAGGCTGCGCTCCACCACCGGGCAcctccctgcccaccccagGCTCGTCCGAGTCGTGCTCGTAGAAGCAATAGACGGCCTCCTCGGTCGGCGTGGTGTGGCACAGTGACTGGAAGGCCGCCCCCTCCTCCCGTATACCGTCCTTCCTCCCAGGCAGACTGCAGGGCCGTATCCCGGGGCTGCCGCTCCTTCCCACCTCCGGCTCCGTGCCGGCCGTGGGTTGTCCCCGCTTCCCCTCCGCAGCTCTGCCCGGCGGCACGGGGCTGTCCCGGCTGGATCCcaccctgcaggctgagctgggcCGGGTGGGCGCTGCGCTGCCCAGAGCGGATCTCCGTGCCGGCGATGTGCCCATTTCCCGTCTCCTCCCCGCACCACGGGGGGGCTCAGCCTCCTCCTTGGGGCCACGCAGGGTCTCATCGCTCAGCGAAGCGGCGCTGGAGAAATTGACGGGGGTCCCATCGGCCGAATCGGTGCAGGAATCATCGTCCCTGTAGAGCTCCCGGGCTGTAGCACGGAGGTGCTTGGGGACAGCGGTGTGTGCGGGTACCAGCATGTAGACGGGGACGTGGAGCGGCTTCTTGGTGTGAGGGTGCAGAACCTGCCCGGAAAGCAACGAGCTCTTCACCTTGCGGAAGCGTGAAGGCATCGCAGAGCTGATGCACTCCTTCAGGATCTCGATGTCATCATCAGAGCTGGGCTCTGCCCGGCGCCGGCCCTCcaagagctgctcctcctgctcctccctctCCTCGTGTGCTGCAAAGTTCAAGCTGTTCTTCTCTGGGAAGGTGGGAATCAGCTTCAGCTCCACGTCCTTCTGCACGTAGTGCTCATGCAATGGCAGAGCGCTCAGGCTGGAGGCGCACGAGAAGTTCTCATTGGGTTTCTCCACTGTGAAATAGACCATGGAATCCAGATCCTGGGGCAGCTGGAAACGCTCCTTGAAGTCGGTGATCTCCATGAACTTCTTGACGTTGTTCTCCCATTGGATGTTGAATTGACTGGTTTCCTTTTCAGGTTGACAACCCAGCTCAAAGAGAGGCGTCTTGCTGCGGCTGGGTGGCATGGTCTGCCCGGGGCTGTCGGGCAGCTCGCTGGGGCTGACGGTGCCGCTGATCATCTCACTGCATGGGTCACTCTGGATGGAGCTGGCAATGGATGGGCTCTcaaagctgcccagagagctgacGGAGCTGCAGCGACTCATCACCAATGGTGTCTCTTGGATGTAGTTCTCTGATGAGCTGGAGGGAGTGTGGTCCTCCTGGTGGGAGGGGGATGCGTCCCGGAGGAAGAGCTTGTCACGTTTGGGGAAGGGGATGGTGATGGGCTGGGAGATCCCCACCGGTGTCGTCGGACCCATCTctgccttctccttctcccGCCTCATGTCCTCAGCTTCCCCATCCCCTTCGTCCATCTCCAAGATCTCCAATGAAGAATCACTGTCCAGGTCATTCTCGCTGTGGCTCTGCCCATCCAGCACATTGTCAGCtgaggagagggaggagagggagcTGCAGCGGGAGAAGCAGATGGGGGTGTCCTCCACCGAGTACTTCTGCACCGACTCCTGCTCGGCCGGGGGCTGGGCTGGCAGCTTCTCAGGGATCTTGCTGAGGGTGTCAGCTGtctgcaggagggctgggggcagccaggcttgcttccttcccagcagcgAGGGGTGGTGGCTGATGGCCGTGCTGCTCTTGGTCAGGCTCCCGAGCAAGGGCACGTGCTGGTATGAGGGTGAGAGCTTGATGGTGTGCACCTGTGGGTCGGCGGGCAGCTTGCCACCCATCTCCTTCTTCCTCCCAGTCTCCAGCGCTTTGGGACTGGGGAAGGTCACTGCCTTCCTGCCCCTCTCTGGCACCTCTCTCTGCTCTGGTTTATCCGGCTCAGCCCTGAGCACAGGAGGGTCAGGTTTGGTGCCCAGGATGCTCTTGAGGTCGAGCCTGCTGGGCCGCTTCTGGTAGCGTTGCAGCTCATCCCTGTAGTCAAGAAAGGGGGCCCTGGTGCAGGGCTTCATGTGCTCCTTGGGGCAATAGCCATCGCTGGTGCTGCCGCTGTTGAGGCTGTCAGTGGACAGGCTGGTGTAAGCCGTCTTCAGCCGCAGCAGGGCACGAGCCCGGCTCAGCCCCTCACGTCTGGCAGAGCCTCCGGTGTCCGAGAGACGGCACGGGGAGCAGGAGTGGGCACGGACCTCAGGGGGCTCCTCGGGGCCGTATTGCCAGTCCAGGCCGTGGTCCTCCGAGCTGAGGCTGAAGCTGTCATCCGAGGACGTGTGCATGGTGGAGATGTCCTCCACCAGCTTGTCGATCTTGGCCACCGTGTTGGAGATCTTGTTGGCCAGCTTCTCGGCGGCCAGAGAGACGTCGTCCTCCGGCAGCGGCGGCTTCTTGGGCTCCGCTGGTTTTCCACCATCATCCTTCTCTGGCTCCGGGCACCGTCTCTGTGCCAGAGCCCGGGGCAGCGCCTGGccctgcaggaaggaggagCCCAGGAACATGGAGAGCACTGAGGCGCTGGCCGTCTCCACGCCGGTGGAGATGTTGGGCACCTCATCGTCGTCGAAGCAGCCCGAGTCGGAGGCGTAGTCCTTCACCAGGCTCTCCATGTGCCGCAGCGGCTTCTTGGCGCTCTGGCTTTTCAAGCTCTGCTTCTCCATGGTGTCAAAGGTCTCAGCCAGATGCTTGGCATCCAGCTCGGCCTCCAACGCCTTCTGCTTGCGCATGTACAGAGATGGCATGCAGGAGCCAGGCGAGATGACGGCCGTGTCCTTGTACTTGGGGGGCCGGTTGGTGAGCAGGTTGCGGAGCGCGGCCGCGCTGCCCATGGCGATCATTTTGTGCTTGGAGTGGATGAGGTTGCGCAGCATGCTGACCGCCCCCAggtcccacagcagctcctggtcaCGGGGGCTGCGGGCAGACAGGTTCCAAAGCGTGCCACAAGCATTGCTGACAATGGTGAGGCTGTGAGAGCGGAGGTGCTGCAGCAACGTCTGCAGGCAGTTGTGATCCCGGAGCACCTGCCTGTaggatgggaagggatgggaagggatgggaagggatgggaagggatgggaagggatgggaagggatgggaagggatgggaagggatgggaagggatgggaagggaatggggagggaatggggagggaatggggagggaatggggagggaatggggagggatggggaggggaggtCCAGCCATCAGCATAACATGtgcctccccagccccaccatGTGCCCCTCCCAACCCCCACCTGTAGTCCTCACGCGTGGCGATGAGGCTGGAGACGTTGCGCAGGATGCCGCCGCCGCTCTCAATGATGGCCAGCGAGTTGCTCTGGCACTTGTAGGTGAGGGTGCTCACCAGGAAGCCCAGGGCTCCCTCCACACCACAAATAGCAGctttgttctctgtgctgtgtgctgacaGGTTCCAGAGCGCGCTCAGAACACTCTTCAGTGTGGACTCCTgtatggggatggggggggggtcagcCCTGGttgtgctgcagagcccaccCCCACTCGTCCCTGGTCTCACCTTGGCAGCATGCAGGGCGCACTGCGTCAGCCCCGCCACGCTGCCCACCTCCCGCAGCACCTTCTTGCTGTTGATGTCAGCTCTCCACGAGAGGTTCCTCAGGATGCTCGAGACCACCTGGGTGAGCACACAGGGTTTGTGGGCATGGAACCATCCCCGTGATGGGCACCACCCCCCATGATGGGCACCATCCCCGTGATGGGCACCATCCCCATGATGGACACCATCCCCATGATGGGCACCATCCCCATGATGGGCaccatcccagcagcacccacctggTGCAGCTCCTCACTATCAGAGCCCAGCTGGGCCACAATGGCCTCCATGCAGCCCCGGCGTGAGCACAGCGTTGCCTGCAGGGAGACACACACATGCTGACCCCTCTACTGCCCTGTCTCGGTTCCCTGCCacccctccagccctgcagaccTTGTTGACCACATCCCCAAAGGTGAGGTTGGTGAGGGCCATCCCTGCGTAGCGCCGCAGCGCCAGGTTCAGGGGATCACTCGTCATCTTGTGCATCTCATAAtccacctgcagcagctcagccaccGCCTGCAGCCCACCTGCGGGATGAGATGGGGTCACAGCAACCAGGCCCCCCTTAGGTACCCACTCCCCAGCATTGCTGCTCTcaccccatcccagcccttACCGAGCTCATTCATGGCACGCCGATACTCCTCGTCGAAGGAGAGCTTCATGATGGCACAGGTGGCCTGGCAGATCTGGGGCTCGATGGGCACCGGTGCTGTGGGGGCAATGGGGAGTGATGGGGCAGCTTGGGGGGCCTGGCACACACTGACAGCATCACCacctcccccagcacacactgacaCACACCTCTGCCCATGAGTGCAGCACAgccttgcacacacacacacacacacacacacacacacacaccacccTGCCCAGCCCTTCCCAGCCCCATACCAGCGCTGCCTTCAGGCCCTTtgcccccatccctgctctgcatCTGCAACCAATCCCAGCAGGTCTCCGAGTAGGATCGGATCTGTTCCAGCACATGCAGCACCCGCATCTCCTTCTTGGCCTGCCCTTCATCGGGCTGTGAGAAGACAATGTTGTGCAGGGCGGCGTTGGCACGCATGCGGGCATCCTTAGCACTGCTGGGGCTGTCGGGGGGTCCCGGCTCGTGGTCGGAGTCGTGCAGGATCTGGATGAGCAGCGGCAGGCAGCCCGACTTGCGCATGGCCAAGCAGCTCTCCTGCGAGCTGGACATGGCCAGCAACGTGCGTGACATGTCGTCCTTGTCCCGCGTGGCCAACATGGACAGCAGCCAGAAAACCACCTCCACCtgcattggggggggggggatcagGTTAGGCATCACCATGACCCCCATGAgcctcccccagcccctgcTTGGTGCAGCTGCccctcaccttgctgctgcctccatcCTCAGGGTGCGTGGGGACATCCATGCTGCTGTCCTCCTCCGTGCCTGGCAGCTTTGCACTGAGCTGGGGAGCACACAAGGGGGttggaggggaaggggggggggggttgcacGGTGCCTATTGGTGCCCCCTCCCTGCAGACTGGCTGCTTTCAGGGCCtgaatgggggtggggggagggtgggggggggacaTGTGGGGCATGAGGGCAGCGCTGTAGGGATGGGGTGATGTAGGGGCCAGGGGTGATGGCGAGGGAGGACATGGGGTGATGGAGGAGCTGGGGTGGGGGTGGCGGTGCCCTCCCCTCAGTCTCTCCCATTGGCAGATGCAGTGGGAGCTCCCGCTGCTCGCCATGGCCTACTTCTTGTCTCCATGGCAACTGCCCATTTCACGGTGCCCAGACACACAAAGCCACGGCTGTGACTTCTCAGGCGGGTGATGAGGACAGGGACATTGGCAGGGGGGGGTTGTGCCCTGTCCCTTCCTCACCTCCTTGTcaccctgcccagccccagccctgctacCTGCGGCTCTGGTGGCTGCACTTTATCCTGagcctccatcagctccttgTCGATCTGCTCCAGCCTGGATGCCCGAATCTGTGTATGAGAGCTGGGGGTCAGTGAGAGCTGGGACCCCCCCCTGACACCCCCATGGGGGGGGCATGATGTAGGGGTGTAAATGGGCAGGTGGGTGTAAGgatgtgcagggctgggctgcaaaAAGCTGAGTGCAAAGTGCCTGGGGATGCTGCAAGGATGCATCCAACTGGGTGCAAGGATGCACAGCAGTGAGGACTGCACAGGGctaagggggtgggggggggcaggaTGGGGTGGGAGATGGCCCCGATGGGAGCAGAGGAACGAAGCATTGCCCCCCTCCCCAACCTGTGCCCGTTGCACCATCTCATCCGCTGTCCCAAAGCGCTCCTCCATCAGCGCTCGGATGTGCTGAGCctcaaactgcagctgctgccgGATGAGATCCATCTGCATGGAGAActgcagggaggaaggagaacacAGGGCTGGGTGAGGCGAGATGCAGGCAGGACCCCCCAATGCACCCCATGGGTCCCCACTCACTGTCTCTACATGGGGCAGCTCCTCCAGGCGCTTGGACAGGCTCTGCAGCTGTGAGTAGTACCAcac
The genomic region above belongs to Excalfactoria chinensis isolate bCotChi1 chromosome 26, bCotChi1.hap2, whole genome shotgun sequence and contains:
- the APC2 gene encoding adenomatous polyposis coli protein 2 translates to MGLRGLLALLRAAAPSAGDEALEELKMSGAASYEQLVRQVEALRRENSHLRRELQDNSQHLSKLENETSDMKEVLKHLQGKLEQEARVMVSSGQTEVLEQLKALQMDVSSLYSLKFPEVAMGVGEDSPQHGTPHGDSSGDVGRATLRLLEELDRERCFLLGEIEKEEKEKVWYYSQLQSLSKRLEELPHVETFSMQMDLIRQQLQFEAQHIRALMEERFGTADEMVQRAQIRASRLEQIDKELMEAQDKVQPPEPQLSAKLPGTEEDSSMDVPTHPEDGGSSKVEVVFWLLSMLATRDKDDMSRTLLAMSSSQESCLAMRKSGCLPLLIQILHDSDHEPGPPDSPSSAKDARMRANAALHNIVFSQPDEGQAKKEMRVLHVLEQIRSYSETCWDWLQMQSRDGGKGPEGSAAPVPIEPQICQATCAIMKLSFDEEYRRAMNELGGLQAVAELLQVDYEMHKMTSDPLNLALRRYAGMALTNLTFGDVVNKATLCSRRGCMEAIVAQLGSDSEELHQVVSSILRNLSWRADINSKKVLREVGSVAGLTQCALHAAKESTLKSVLSALWNLSAHSTENKAAICGVEGALGFLVSTLTYKCQSNSLAIIESGGGILRNVSSLIATREDYRQVLRDHNCLQTLLQHLRSHSLTIVSNACGTLWNLSARSPRDQELLWDLGAVSMLRNLIHSKHKMIAMGSAAALRNLLTNRPPKYKDTAVISPGSCMPSLYMRKQKALEAELDAKHLAETFDTMEKQSLKSQSAKKPLRHMESLVKDYASDSGCFDDDEVPNISTGVETASASVLSMFLGSSFLQGQALPRALAQRRCPEPEKDDGGKPAEPKKPPLPEDDVSLAAEKLANKISNTVAKIDKLVEDISTMHTSSDDSFSLSSEDHGLDWQYGPEEPPEVRAHSCSPCRLSDTGGSARREGLSRARALLRLKTAYTSLSTDSLNSGSTSDGYCPKEHMKPCTRAPFLDYRDELQRYQKRPSRLDLKSILGTKPDPPVLRAEPDKPEQREVPERGRKAVTFPSPKALETGRKKEMGGKLPADPQVHTIKLSPSYQHVPLLGSLTKSSTAISHHPSLLGRKQAWLPPALLQTADTLSKIPEKLPAQPPAEQESVQKYSVEDTPICFSRCSSLSSLSSADNVLDGQSHSENDLDSDSSLEILEMDEGDGEAEDMRREKEKAEMGPTTPVGISQPITIPFPKRDKLFLRDASPSHQEDHTPSSSSENYIQETPLVMSRCSSVSSLGSFESPSIASSIQSDPCSEMISGTVSPSELPDSPGQTMPPSRSKTPLFELGCQPEKETSQFNIQWENNVKKFMEITDFKERFQLPQDLDSMVYFTVEKPNENFSCASSLSALPLHEHYVQKDVELKLIPTFPEKNSLNFAAHEEREEQEEQLLEGRRRAEPSSDDDIEILKECISSAMPSRFRKVKSSLLSGQVLHPHTKKPLHVPVYMLVPAHTAVPKHLRATARELYRDDDSCTDSADGTPVNFSSAASLSDETLRGPKEEAEPPRGAGRRREMGTSPARRSALGSAAPTRPSSACRVGSSRDSPVPPGRAAEGKRGQPTAGTEPEVGRSGSPGIRPCSLPGRKDGIREEGAAFQSLCHTTPTEEAVYCFYEHDSDEPGVGREVPGGGAQPGRALRRERCGGSVPRREPEAKGKAKGKLQHNLIADETPPCYSLSSSMSSLSDGNPGEGEERGSAPRQAQGRSPSPNSEDDLLQKCIGSAMPKRRRPSTRRRTAERKQKLKGSAGRERTAEGRHRSEDLGSDGGSDLDSVEWEAIQEGANSIVTWLHQAAASLSREPSSESDSILSFVSGLSVGSTLQLSLDRTEKKRSGSAAGREAERRDRAKSRPEGKKAPSARPASNTRAERSPAPNKPVPNLPVVFRGRTVIYMPSLAKDAPSPRSTPKKSPTAKPPAPKNLSLSQQRSRSLHRLGKPPEGADLALPKRSTTPPARIAKGPPSSGSSRTSTPSQHVPKKLPSPSQLSKQSPVQTGKATSPPSPPGPSAKPTTPKSPAPRQHKTQKSPVRIPFMQKPSRKVLPVRAAMPVLEEQEGSGKAKGSTPGGAGSSRLNLVRMSSTRSSGSDSDRSGFLRQLTFIKESSSLLLRHRAELGPATPATSLPRGASPQRSRAALPTVFLCSSRCEELKAAKPAAPTPRPLVPRAQPGCKAPPASKPPRRTSSESPSRLPVKTAVPEPFKRYSSSPNISVPRRTGSPSSVLSACSEASARRRKPGETAEEKTPMALMKGTWRRIRDEDIPHILQSTLPSTALPLLNAAEEPPPGPRKTSDAVVQTEDFATTKTNSSTSPTMENPRRDGEAPAPVKATLPISFGHEAPAGTFPTSRHSSPSRAARVTPFNYVPSPMAVPAVADKAVEKIQA